One Rosa chinensis cultivar Old Blush chromosome 5, RchiOBHm-V2, whole genome shotgun sequence genomic region harbors:
- the LOC112164989 gene encoding probable LRR receptor-like serine/threonine-protein kinase At1g56140 isoform X1 → MVALSSGHLVIKILSVHIQLANLQSKIRYTIFMSGSSVVSSSVWGLFLFIFGLCVLVEAQAPSSQPSQAPSSQPQATTDPFEARALNSVFQKWKIAPKQRQWNISGEPCSGAAIDPFIFASNDSYNPLIKCVCSNFTCHITELKVYGLDVIGELPEELWSLTSLTSLNLAQNYLTGPLSPSIGNLTDMQYLSLGINSLSGEIPKELGKLTDLISLAFGTNNFSGPLPSELGNLTKLEQIYIDSSGAGGAIPSTFANLQSLKTVWASDNEFTGRIPDFIGNWSSLTTLLFHGNSFEGPIPLTLSNLSSLTELRISDVSNGNRSSSLGFIKNMKSLNILVLRNNHISDVIPSYIGDYQRLSQLDLSFNDITGRIPDSLFNLSLLSILFLGNNKLNGTLPESKKSSLHTVDLSYNNLVGRFPSWVNEEYLQLNLVANNFSIETSNSSVLPSGLICLQKNFPCIRGPGINYNFGIKCGGPQVRSSNGIVYDKENETLGPATYMVNDENRWGVSNTGIFTRSNNNQYTINSSLQFTSTLDSVLFQTARLSASSLRYYGLGLQNGNYTVNLQFAEQVILDSTSWRSLGRRVFDIYIQGILVLKDFDIRKEAGASLLPLRKEYKAHVSENYLEIHLFWAGKGTCCVPVPGTYGPAISAIRATPDFIPDDNNNNTNEKKIRTWLIVGFAIGGGVLLLVMSIFLIVRRRKSPKSCDDEVLLVELAELLGIDVGRLAISYSELKTATNDFDPSNKLGEGGFGPVYKGLLNDGRVIAVKQLSAASHQGKNQFITEIATISAVQHNNLVTLYGFCTEGDKRLLVYEYLVNKSLDQALFGERGLNLDWSTRFGICMGVARGLNYLHEESRLRIVHRDVKASNILLDSELIPKISDFGLAKLYDSKKTHMSTQVAGTLGYLAPEYAMRGHLTEKTDVFAFGVVALEIVSGRPNCDTSLDEDKIYLLESAWVLHESKREVELVDSGLSEFDEEEVRRVINIGLLCTQTSPTLRPSMSRVVGMLSGDIEVTILTSKPGYLTDWKFDDVSSVASTMMDMPSNGINTSLFNSTACTSLMGDAQQSPAN, encoded by the exons ATGGTTGCATTATCTTCTGGACATCTAGTCATTAAAATTCTCAGTGTCCATATTCAGCTAGCAAATCTACAGAGCAAGATCAGATATACTATATTCATGTCAGGAAGCTCCGTCGTCTCATCATCAGTATGGGGGTTATTCTTGTTCATCTTTGGGCTGTGTGTTCTGGTAGAAGCTCAAGCTCCTTCTTCTCAACCTTCTCAAGCTCCTAGTTCTCAACCTCAAGCTACCACTGATCCATTTGAAG CGAGAGCTCTGAATTCAGTCTTTCAAAAATGGAAAATTGCACCCAAACAGAGGCAATGGAACATAAGCGGAGAACCATGCAGTGGAGCAGCCATAGACCCCTTCATCTTTGCCAGTAATGACTCCTACAACCCCTTAATCAAATGTGTCTGTTCCAACTTCACTTGCCACATTACTGAACT GAAAGTTTATGGCTTGGACGTTATTGGTGAACTCCCAGAAGAGCTTTGGAGTTTGACTTCCCTCACCAGCCT gAATTTGGCCCAGAATTACTTGACAGGACCTCTCTCTCCATCAATTGGAAATCTTACCGACATGCAATACTT GAGCCttggcattaattcattatcAGGCGAGATACCGAAGGAACTCGGGAAGCTCACTGATTTAATATCATT GGCTTTTGGGACAAACAACTTTTCTGGTCCCCTGCCATCTGAGCTAGGGAATTTGACAAAATTAGAACAGAT TTACATTGATAGTTCTGGAGCTGGTGGCGCAATTCCATCAACATTTGCTAATCTACAAAGCTTGAAGACAGT TTGGGCATCAGACAATGAATTCACTGGCAGGATACCAGACTTCATAGGAAATTGGTCAAGTCTTACAACCTT GTTGTTTCATGGTAATTCTTTTGAAGGTCCTATTCCATTGACACTTTCCAATCTGTCATCTCTAACAGAGCT gcgtATCAGTGATGTATCTAATGGTAATAGGAGCTCTTCTCTTGGATTTATAAAGAATATGAAGTCTCTGAATATCTT AGTGCTGAGGAATAACCATATTTCTGACGTAATTCCTTCCTACATTGGAGATTACCAACGTTTGTCTCAGCT GGATTTGAGCTTCAACGATATAACTGGACGAATACCAGACTCGCTGTTTAATTTGAGTTTGCTCAGTATCCT GTTTCTCGGAAACAACAAGTTGAATGGTACCCTTCCTGAATCTAAAAAATCCTCTCTTCACACTGT AGACCTATCTTACAATAATCTAGTCGGGAGATTTCCTTCTTGGGTGAATGAAGAGTATTTACAGCT TAACTTAGTTGCCAACAACTTTAGCATCGAAACTTCAAACAGCAG TGTTCTGCCTTCAGGTTTGATTTGTCTTCAAAAAAACTTTCCCTGCATTCGCGGCCCTGGAATCA ATTATAATTTTGGGATCAAATGTGGTGGTCCTCAGGTTAGATCTTCCAATGGAATTGTGTATGACAAGGAAAATGAGACCCTTGGTCCAGCTACATATATGGTCAATGACGAGAACAGATGGGGAGTTAGCAACACTGGAATTTTCACTCGGAGCAATAACAATCAGTATACAATTAACTCCTCCCTTCAATTCACAAGTACTTTAGATTCTGTGCTATTCCAAACTGCAAGACTCTCTGCTTCGTCACTAAGATATTATGGCTTGGGGCTTCAGAATGGTAATTACACCGTGAACCTCCAATTTGCAGAACAAGTTATCCTAGATTCTACTTCTTGGAGAAGTCTTGGGAGACGTGTTTTTGATATTTATATTCAG GGTATCCTGGTTTTGAAGGATTTTGATATACGAAAGGAGGCAGGGGCATCTCTCCTACCTCTTCGGAAGGAATACAAGGCTCATGTTTCAGAGAACTACCTTGAAATCCATCTCTTTTGGGCTGGAAAGGGGACTTGTTGTGTACCTGTTCCTGGTACTTATGGACCTGCTATTTCAGCCATCAGGGCCACACCAG ATTTCATTCCTGATGACAATAACAATAATACAAATGAAAAGAAGATTAGGACATGGTTGATTGTGGGGTTTGCTATTGGTGGTGGAGTTTTACTTCTGGTGATGTCAATTTTCCTTATTGTTCGAagaagaaaaagccccaaaTCCTGTGATGATGAAG TGCTTTTGGTTGAGTTGGCAGAGCTGCTAGGAATAGATGTTGGACGACTCGCTATCAGTTATTCTGAACTAAAGACAGCTACAAATGACTTCGATCCATCGAATAAACTTGGAGAGGGAGGATTTGGTCCTGTGTACAAA GGATTACTTAATGATGGAAGAGTTATTGCCGTGAAGCAATTGTCTGCAGCATCCCATCAAGGAAAGAACCAGTTTATAACTGAGATTGCTACTATATCAGCAGTGCAACACAATAACCTAGTGACTTTGTATGGATTCTGCACTGAGGGAGATAAACGACTCCTTGTGTATGAGTATCTAGTGAACAAGAGTCTTGATCAAGCACTATTTG GAGAAAGAGGTTTGAATCTAGATTGGTCCACACGGTTTGGTATATGCATGGGAGTAGCTAGAGGTTTGAACTATCTTCATGAGGAATCAAGGCTTCGAATTGTACACAGAGATGTGAAGGCCAGTAATATTCTGCTCGATTCTGAACTCATCCCCAAAATATCAGATTTTGGTTTAGCCAAGCTTTATGATAGTAAAAAGACCCACATGAGTACCCAGGTTGCTGGGACACT TGGGTATCTTGCACCGGAATATGCCATGCGTGGCCATCTTACAGAGAAGACTGATGTCTTTGCCTTCGGTGTTGTGGCTCTAGAAATTGTCAGCGGTAGACCCAATTGTGACACGAGCTTAGACGAAGACAAGATTTATCTTCTTGAATCG GCTTGGGTCTTGCATGAAAGCAAACGTGAAGTTGAACTAGTGGACTCTGGATTATCTGAATTTGACGAGGAAGAAGTGAGACGAGTAATCAACATAGGACTTTTGTGCACTCAAACATCACCAACACTACGACCATCAATGTCTCGTGTGGTGGGAATGCTTTCAGGAGACATTGAAGTGACGATATTAACTTCAAAGCCCGGTTATTTGACAGACTGGAAGTTTGATGATGTAAGTAGTGTAGCCAGCACCATGATGGATATGCCAAGTAACGGAATAAATACTAGCCTTTTCAACTCAACAGCATGTACAAGCTTGATGGGGGATGCACAGCAATCACCTGCAAATTAA
- the LOC112164989 gene encoding probable LRR receptor-like serine/threonine-protein kinase At1g56140 isoform X3, which yields MVALSSGHLVIKILSVHIQLANLQSKIRYTIFMSGSSVVSSSVWGLFLFIFGLCVLVEAQAPSSQPSQAPSSQPQATTDPFEARALNSVFQKWKIAPKQRQWNISGEPCSGAAIDPFIFASNDSYNPLIKCVCSNFTCHITELKVYGLDVIGELPEELWSLTSLTSLNLAQNYLTGPLSPSIGNLTDMQYLSLGINSLSGEIPKELGKLTDLISLAFGTNNFSGPLPSELGNLTKLEQIYIDSSGAGGAIPSTFANLQSLKTVWASDNEFTGRIPDFIGNWSSLTTLLFHGNSFEGPIPLTLSNLSSLTELRISDVSNGNRSSSLGFIKNMKSLNILVLRNNHISDVIPSYIGDYQRLSQLDLSFNDITGRIPDSLFNLSLLSILFLGNNKLNGTLPESKKSSLHTVDLSYNNLVGRFPSWVNEEYLQLNLVANNFSIETSNSSVLPSGLICLQKNFPCIRGPGINYNFGIKCGGPQVRSSNGIVYDKENETLGPATYMVNDENRWGVSNTGIFTRSNNNQYTINSSLQFTSTLDSVLFQTARLSASSLRYYGLGLQNGNYTVNLQFAEQVILDSTSWRSLGRRVFDIYIQGILVLKDFDIRKEAGASLLPLRKEYKAHVSENYLEIHLFWAGKGTCCVPVPGTYGPAISAIRATPDFIPDDNNNNTNEKKIRTWLIVGFAIGGGVLLLVMSIFLIVRRRKSPKSCDDEELLGIDVGRLAISYSELKTATNDFDPSNKLGEGGFGPVYKGLLNDGRVIAVKQLSAASHQGKNQFITEIATISAVQHNNLVTLYGFCTEGDKRLLVYEYLVNKSLDQALFGERGLNLDWSTRFGICMGVARGLNYLHEESRLRIVHRDVKASNILLDSELIPKISDFGLAKLYDSKKTHMSTQVAGTLGYLAPEYAMRGHLTEKTDVFAFGVVALEIVSGRPNCDTSLDEDKIYLLESAWVLHESKREVELVDSGLSEFDEEEVRRVINIGLLCTQTSPTLRPSMSRVVGMLSGDIEVTILTSKPGYLTDWKFDDVSSVASTMMDMPSNGINTSLFNSTACTSLMGDAQQSPAN from the exons ATGGTTGCATTATCTTCTGGACATCTAGTCATTAAAATTCTCAGTGTCCATATTCAGCTAGCAAATCTACAGAGCAAGATCAGATATACTATATTCATGTCAGGAAGCTCCGTCGTCTCATCATCAGTATGGGGGTTATTCTTGTTCATCTTTGGGCTGTGTGTTCTGGTAGAAGCTCAAGCTCCTTCTTCTCAACCTTCTCAAGCTCCTAGTTCTCAACCTCAAGCTACCACTGATCCATTTGAAG CGAGAGCTCTGAATTCAGTCTTTCAAAAATGGAAAATTGCACCCAAACAGAGGCAATGGAACATAAGCGGAGAACCATGCAGTGGAGCAGCCATAGACCCCTTCATCTTTGCCAGTAATGACTCCTACAACCCCTTAATCAAATGTGTCTGTTCCAACTTCACTTGCCACATTACTGAACT GAAAGTTTATGGCTTGGACGTTATTGGTGAACTCCCAGAAGAGCTTTGGAGTTTGACTTCCCTCACCAGCCT gAATTTGGCCCAGAATTACTTGACAGGACCTCTCTCTCCATCAATTGGAAATCTTACCGACATGCAATACTT GAGCCttggcattaattcattatcAGGCGAGATACCGAAGGAACTCGGGAAGCTCACTGATTTAATATCATT GGCTTTTGGGACAAACAACTTTTCTGGTCCCCTGCCATCTGAGCTAGGGAATTTGACAAAATTAGAACAGAT TTACATTGATAGTTCTGGAGCTGGTGGCGCAATTCCATCAACATTTGCTAATCTACAAAGCTTGAAGACAGT TTGGGCATCAGACAATGAATTCACTGGCAGGATACCAGACTTCATAGGAAATTGGTCAAGTCTTACAACCTT GTTGTTTCATGGTAATTCTTTTGAAGGTCCTATTCCATTGACACTTTCCAATCTGTCATCTCTAACAGAGCT gcgtATCAGTGATGTATCTAATGGTAATAGGAGCTCTTCTCTTGGATTTATAAAGAATATGAAGTCTCTGAATATCTT AGTGCTGAGGAATAACCATATTTCTGACGTAATTCCTTCCTACATTGGAGATTACCAACGTTTGTCTCAGCT GGATTTGAGCTTCAACGATATAACTGGACGAATACCAGACTCGCTGTTTAATTTGAGTTTGCTCAGTATCCT GTTTCTCGGAAACAACAAGTTGAATGGTACCCTTCCTGAATCTAAAAAATCCTCTCTTCACACTGT AGACCTATCTTACAATAATCTAGTCGGGAGATTTCCTTCTTGGGTGAATGAAGAGTATTTACAGCT TAACTTAGTTGCCAACAACTTTAGCATCGAAACTTCAAACAGCAG TGTTCTGCCTTCAGGTTTGATTTGTCTTCAAAAAAACTTTCCCTGCATTCGCGGCCCTGGAATCA ATTATAATTTTGGGATCAAATGTGGTGGTCCTCAGGTTAGATCTTCCAATGGAATTGTGTATGACAAGGAAAATGAGACCCTTGGTCCAGCTACATATATGGTCAATGACGAGAACAGATGGGGAGTTAGCAACACTGGAATTTTCACTCGGAGCAATAACAATCAGTATACAATTAACTCCTCCCTTCAATTCACAAGTACTTTAGATTCTGTGCTATTCCAAACTGCAAGACTCTCTGCTTCGTCACTAAGATATTATGGCTTGGGGCTTCAGAATGGTAATTACACCGTGAACCTCCAATTTGCAGAACAAGTTATCCTAGATTCTACTTCTTGGAGAAGTCTTGGGAGACGTGTTTTTGATATTTATATTCAG GGTATCCTGGTTTTGAAGGATTTTGATATACGAAAGGAGGCAGGGGCATCTCTCCTACCTCTTCGGAAGGAATACAAGGCTCATGTTTCAGAGAACTACCTTGAAATCCATCTCTTTTGGGCTGGAAAGGGGACTTGTTGTGTACCTGTTCCTGGTACTTATGGACCTGCTATTTCAGCCATCAGGGCCACACCAG ATTTCATTCCTGATGACAATAACAATAATACAAATGAAAAGAAGATTAGGACATGGTTGATTGTGGGGTTTGCTATTGGTGGTGGAGTTTTACTTCTGGTGATGTCAATTTTCCTTATTGTTCGAagaagaaaaagccccaaaTCCTGTGATGATGAAG AGCTGCTAGGAATAGATGTTGGACGACTCGCTATCAGTTATTCTGAACTAAAGACAGCTACAAATGACTTCGATCCATCGAATAAACTTGGAGAGGGAGGATTTGGTCCTGTGTACAAA GGATTACTTAATGATGGAAGAGTTATTGCCGTGAAGCAATTGTCTGCAGCATCCCATCAAGGAAAGAACCAGTTTATAACTGAGATTGCTACTATATCAGCAGTGCAACACAATAACCTAGTGACTTTGTATGGATTCTGCACTGAGGGAGATAAACGACTCCTTGTGTATGAGTATCTAGTGAACAAGAGTCTTGATCAAGCACTATTTG GAGAAAGAGGTTTGAATCTAGATTGGTCCACACGGTTTGGTATATGCATGGGAGTAGCTAGAGGTTTGAACTATCTTCATGAGGAATCAAGGCTTCGAATTGTACACAGAGATGTGAAGGCCAGTAATATTCTGCTCGATTCTGAACTCATCCCCAAAATATCAGATTTTGGTTTAGCCAAGCTTTATGATAGTAAAAAGACCCACATGAGTACCCAGGTTGCTGGGACACT TGGGTATCTTGCACCGGAATATGCCATGCGTGGCCATCTTACAGAGAAGACTGATGTCTTTGCCTTCGGTGTTGTGGCTCTAGAAATTGTCAGCGGTAGACCCAATTGTGACACGAGCTTAGACGAAGACAAGATTTATCTTCTTGAATCG GCTTGGGTCTTGCATGAAAGCAAACGTGAAGTTGAACTAGTGGACTCTGGATTATCTGAATTTGACGAGGAAGAAGTGAGACGAGTAATCAACATAGGACTTTTGTGCACTCAAACATCACCAACACTACGACCATCAATGTCTCGTGTGGTGGGAATGCTTTCAGGAGACATTGAAGTGACGATATTAACTTCAAAGCCCGGTTATTTGACAGACTGGAAGTTTGATGATGTAAGTAGTGTAGCCAGCACCATGATGGATATGCCAAGTAACGGAATAAATACTAGCCTTTTCAACTCAACAGCATGTACAAGCTTGATGGGGGATGCACAGCAATCACCTGCAAATTAA
- the LOC112164989 gene encoding probable LRR receptor-like serine/threonine-protein kinase At1g56140 isoform X2, with the protein MVALSSGHLVIKILSVHIQLANLQSKIRYTIFMSGSSVVSSSVWGLFLFIFGLCVLVEAQAPSSQPSQAPSSQPQATTDPFEARALNSVFQKWKIAPKQRQWNISGEPCSGAAIDPFIFASNDSYNPLIKCVCSNFTCHITELKVYGLDVIGELPEELWSLTSLTSLNLAQNYLTGPLSPSIGNLTDMQYLSLGINSLSGEIPKELGKLTDLISLAFGTNNFSGPLPSELGNLTKLEQIYIDSSGAGGAIPSTFANLQSLKTVWASDNEFTGRIPDFIGNWSSLTTLLFHGNSFEGPIPLTLSNLSSLTELRISDVSNGNRSSSLGFIKNMKSLNILVLRNNHISDVIPSYIGDYQRLSQLDLSFNDITGRIPDSLFNLSLLSILFLGNNKLNGTLPESKKSSLHTVDLSYNNLVGRFPSWVNEEYLQLNLVANNFSIETSNSSVLPSGLICLQKNFPCIRGPGINYNFGIKCGGPQVRSSNGIVYDKENETLGPATYMVNDENRWGVSNTGIFTRSNNNQYTINSSLQFTSTLDSVLFQTARLSASSLRYYGLGLQNGNYTVNLQFAEQVILDSTSWRSLGRRVFDIYIQGILVLKDFDIRKEAGASLLPLRKEYKAHVSENYLEIHLFWAGKGTCCVPVPGTYGPAISAIRATPDFIPDDNNNNTNEKKIRTWLIVGFAIGGGVLLLVMSIFLIVRRRKSPKSCDDEELLGIDVGRLAISYSELKTATNDFDPSNKLGEGGFGPVYKGLLNDGRVIAVKQLSAASHQGKNQFITEIATISAVQHNNLVTLYGFCTEGDKRLLVYEYLVNKSLDQALFAGERGLNLDWSTRFGICMGVARGLNYLHEESRLRIVHRDVKASNILLDSELIPKISDFGLAKLYDSKKTHMSTQVAGTLGYLAPEYAMRGHLTEKTDVFAFGVVALEIVSGRPNCDTSLDEDKIYLLESAWVLHESKREVELVDSGLSEFDEEEVRRVINIGLLCTQTSPTLRPSMSRVVGMLSGDIEVTILTSKPGYLTDWKFDDVSSVASTMMDMPSNGINTSLFNSTACTSLMGDAQQSPAN; encoded by the exons ATGGTTGCATTATCTTCTGGACATCTAGTCATTAAAATTCTCAGTGTCCATATTCAGCTAGCAAATCTACAGAGCAAGATCAGATATACTATATTCATGTCAGGAAGCTCCGTCGTCTCATCATCAGTATGGGGGTTATTCTTGTTCATCTTTGGGCTGTGTGTTCTGGTAGAAGCTCAAGCTCCTTCTTCTCAACCTTCTCAAGCTCCTAGTTCTCAACCTCAAGCTACCACTGATCCATTTGAAG CGAGAGCTCTGAATTCAGTCTTTCAAAAATGGAAAATTGCACCCAAACAGAGGCAATGGAACATAAGCGGAGAACCATGCAGTGGAGCAGCCATAGACCCCTTCATCTTTGCCAGTAATGACTCCTACAACCCCTTAATCAAATGTGTCTGTTCCAACTTCACTTGCCACATTACTGAACT GAAAGTTTATGGCTTGGACGTTATTGGTGAACTCCCAGAAGAGCTTTGGAGTTTGACTTCCCTCACCAGCCT gAATTTGGCCCAGAATTACTTGACAGGACCTCTCTCTCCATCAATTGGAAATCTTACCGACATGCAATACTT GAGCCttggcattaattcattatcAGGCGAGATACCGAAGGAACTCGGGAAGCTCACTGATTTAATATCATT GGCTTTTGGGACAAACAACTTTTCTGGTCCCCTGCCATCTGAGCTAGGGAATTTGACAAAATTAGAACAGAT TTACATTGATAGTTCTGGAGCTGGTGGCGCAATTCCATCAACATTTGCTAATCTACAAAGCTTGAAGACAGT TTGGGCATCAGACAATGAATTCACTGGCAGGATACCAGACTTCATAGGAAATTGGTCAAGTCTTACAACCTT GTTGTTTCATGGTAATTCTTTTGAAGGTCCTATTCCATTGACACTTTCCAATCTGTCATCTCTAACAGAGCT gcgtATCAGTGATGTATCTAATGGTAATAGGAGCTCTTCTCTTGGATTTATAAAGAATATGAAGTCTCTGAATATCTT AGTGCTGAGGAATAACCATATTTCTGACGTAATTCCTTCCTACATTGGAGATTACCAACGTTTGTCTCAGCT GGATTTGAGCTTCAACGATATAACTGGACGAATACCAGACTCGCTGTTTAATTTGAGTTTGCTCAGTATCCT GTTTCTCGGAAACAACAAGTTGAATGGTACCCTTCCTGAATCTAAAAAATCCTCTCTTCACACTGT AGACCTATCTTACAATAATCTAGTCGGGAGATTTCCTTCTTGGGTGAATGAAGAGTATTTACAGCT TAACTTAGTTGCCAACAACTTTAGCATCGAAACTTCAAACAGCAG TGTTCTGCCTTCAGGTTTGATTTGTCTTCAAAAAAACTTTCCCTGCATTCGCGGCCCTGGAATCA ATTATAATTTTGGGATCAAATGTGGTGGTCCTCAGGTTAGATCTTCCAATGGAATTGTGTATGACAAGGAAAATGAGACCCTTGGTCCAGCTACATATATGGTCAATGACGAGAACAGATGGGGAGTTAGCAACACTGGAATTTTCACTCGGAGCAATAACAATCAGTATACAATTAACTCCTCCCTTCAATTCACAAGTACTTTAGATTCTGTGCTATTCCAAACTGCAAGACTCTCTGCTTCGTCACTAAGATATTATGGCTTGGGGCTTCAGAATGGTAATTACACCGTGAACCTCCAATTTGCAGAACAAGTTATCCTAGATTCTACTTCTTGGAGAAGTCTTGGGAGACGTGTTTTTGATATTTATATTCAG GGTATCCTGGTTTTGAAGGATTTTGATATACGAAAGGAGGCAGGGGCATCTCTCCTACCTCTTCGGAAGGAATACAAGGCTCATGTTTCAGAGAACTACCTTGAAATCCATCTCTTTTGGGCTGGAAAGGGGACTTGTTGTGTACCTGTTCCTGGTACTTATGGACCTGCTATTTCAGCCATCAGGGCCACACCAG ATTTCATTCCTGATGACAATAACAATAATACAAATGAAAAGAAGATTAGGACATGGTTGATTGTGGGGTTTGCTATTGGTGGTGGAGTTTTACTTCTGGTGATGTCAATTTTCCTTATTGTTCGAagaagaaaaagccccaaaTCCTGTGATGATGAAG AGCTGCTAGGAATAGATGTTGGACGACTCGCTATCAGTTATTCTGAACTAAAGACAGCTACAAATGACTTCGATCCATCGAATAAACTTGGAGAGGGAGGATTTGGTCCTGTGTACAAA GGATTACTTAATGATGGAAGAGTTATTGCCGTGAAGCAATTGTCTGCAGCATCCCATCAAGGAAAGAACCAGTTTATAACTGAGATTGCTACTATATCAGCAGTGCAACACAATAACCTAGTGACTTTGTATGGATTCTGCACTGAGGGAGATAAACGACTCCTTGTGTATGAGTATCTAGTGAACAAGAGTCTTGATCAAGCACTATTTG CAGGAGAAAGAGGTTTGAATCTAGATTGGTCCACACGGTTTGGTATATGCATGGGAGTAGCTAGAGGTTTGAACTATCTTCATGAGGAATCAAGGCTTCGAATTGTACACAGAGATGTGAAGGCCAGTAATATTCTGCTCGATTCTGAACTCATCCCCAAAATATCAGATTTTGGTTTAGCCAAGCTTTATGATAGTAAAAAGACCCACATGAGTACCCAGGTTGCTGGGACACT TGGGTATCTTGCACCGGAATATGCCATGCGTGGCCATCTTACAGAGAAGACTGATGTCTTTGCCTTCGGTGTTGTGGCTCTAGAAATTGTCAGCGGTAGACCCAATTGTGACACGAGCTTAGACGAAGACAAGATTTATCTTCTTGAATCG GCTTGGGTCTTGCATGAAAGCAAACGTGAAGTTGAACTAGTGGACTCTGGATTATCTGAATTTGACGAGGAAGAAGTGAGACGAGTAATCAACATAGGACTTTTGTGCACTCAAACATCACCAACACTACGACCATCAATGTCTCGTGTGGTGGGAATGCTTTCAGGAGACATTGAAGTGACGATATTAACTTCAAAGCCCGGTTATTTGACAGACTGGAAGTTTGATGATGTAAGTAGTGTAGCCAGCACCATGATGGATATGCCAAGTAACGGAATAAATACTAGCCTTTTCAACTCAACAGCATGTACAAGCTTGATGGGGGATGCACAGCAATCACCTGCAAATTAA